The following proteins come from a genomic window of Nostoc sp. ATCC 53789:
- a CDS encoding HdeD family acid-resistance protein, protein MNSENIGQERQSLGWLIVLGILMIVLGMAAIAEPFVATIAITIVISWFLLIAGIVRIVHALQSRRQKGFWLKLVVGILYTLAGIMLIGNIFGAALSITFALGIVFLAEGVFEVITAFQIRPEPNWGWTLFSGMMAIILGILILYKWPFSAAWVLGLFAGINFLLTGVWMIALSLPSRRIPNQRTGI, encoded by the coding sequence ATGAATTCTGAAAACATCGGTCAAGAGAGACAAAGCTTAGGATGGTTAATCGTTCTAGGCATTCTAATGATTGTGCTAGGCATGGCAGCGATCGCAGAACCATTCGTTGCCACGATTGCCATTACAATCGTCATCTCTTGGTTTTTATTGATCGCTGGTATTGTCCGAATTGTCCACGCATTGCAATCACGACGACAAAAAGGCTTCTGGCTAAAGCTAGTGGTTGGTATTCTATATACACTTGCTGGGATTATGTTGATTGGCAACATCTTTGGTGCTGCGCTATCTATCACATTCGCCTTGGGAATTGTCTTTTTGGCTGAGGGTGTATTTGAGGTAATTACAGCATTTCAAATACGTCCAGAGCCAAATTGGGGTTGGACACTGTTTAGTGGCATGATGGCCATTATTTTGGGAATTTTAATTTTGTATAAATGGCCTTTCAGTGCAGCTTGGGTGCTGGGATTATTTGCAGGGATTAATTTTTTGTTGACAGGTGTTTGGATGATCGCGCTCTCACTGCCTAGTCGTCGCATTCCTAACCAGAGAACAGGAATTTGA
- a CDS encoding inositol oxygenase family protein, with protein sequence MSQILKNSIEQAQNNPLHSLEEWEEDLLNRYPNPDSIVKEGKTTEEYRNYQTPTRDTVKEFYRLNHINQTYNFVLEKEKNFLKFDKKEMSVWNAVEFLNQLVDDSDPDTDMDQLQHLLQTSEAIRADGHPDWMVLTGFFHDLGKVLCLFGEPQWATVGDTYPVGCAFSDKIVFSEFFKDNPDYNNPNYNTKYGIYEPNCGLSNVHISWGHDEYLYQIMKNYLPESALYMLRYHSFYPQHRENAYNHLMDNHDREMFKWVNLFNPYDLYSKNPTPPDWQNLRPYYEDLVAKYLPTTLKF encoded by the coding sequence ATGTCTCAGATTTTAAAGAATTCCATCGAACAAGCTCAAAACAACCCCTTACATTCGCTAGAAGAGTGGGAAGAAGACTTACTCAATCGCTATCCCAATCCAGACAGCATAGTTAAAGAAGGTAAAACCACCGAAGAGTATAGGAATTACCAAACGCCTACTAGAGATACGGTGAAAGAATTTTATCGGTTAAATCATATTAATCAGACATATAATTTTGTACTTGAGAAAGAAAAGAATTTTCTCAAGTTTGATAAGAAAGAAATGTCTGTTTGGAATGCGGTTGAATTTTTGAATCAATTAGTAGATGATTCAGATCCTGATACAGATATGGATCAGCTACAGCATTTATTGCAAACATCAGAAGCCATTCGCGCTGATGGTCATCCTGATTGGATGGTACTTACTGGCTTCTTTCACGATCTGGGGAAGGTGCTTTGTCTATTTGGTGAGCCTCAATGGGCTACTGTAGGTGATACTTATCCAGTGGGTTGTGCATTTTCTGATAAAATTGTTTTCTCGGAATTTTTCAAAGACAACCCTGATTACAATAATCCCAATTACAACACTAAATATGGTATTTATGAGCCGAATTGTGGATTGAGTAATGTACATATTTCATGGGGGCATGATGAGTATTTATATCAAATAATGAAAAACTATTTGCCTGAATCGGCGTTGTATATGCTTCGCTATCACTCATTTTATCCTCAACACCGCGAAAACGCATATAACCATTTGATGGATAATCACGATCGAGAAATGTTTAAATGGGTGAATTTATTCAATCCTTATGATTTGTATTCAAAAAACCCTACTCCTCCCGATTGGCAAAACTTAAGACCATACTATGAGGATTTAGTGGCTAAATATCTACCCACGACGTTAAAGTTTTAA
- a CDS encoding ABC transporter substrate-binding protein, with translation MKRIAIAASILGIISGGVVGCTNASPDNNSATNPETKPATNTSAETKTATGNSKLRSVAFTVGDLSNPFFVLMGQATEAEAKKIGGKDVNVTVVSSAYDLNQQSNQIENFTASNTDIIIVNAADKSGIKPAIEKAKQAGRIVIAVDTGAEGGVDATITTNNVQAGEVSCKYIADRLKGKGNVVIVNGPPVDSVIQRVSGCENVLSKYPDIKILSKNQNAEGSRDGGLRVMTDLLTTFPKIDAVFAINDPSGVGAELAANQAQRKDFFIVGVDGAPEAITAIAAKDSIYAATATQNPRGMAEKAVQVGNDILNGKKPTNPTILIPVKLITKDNVSTEKGWK, from the coding sequence ATGAAAAGGATTGCGATCGCAGCTAGCATACTAGGTATCATCAGTGGTGGGGTTGTCGGCTGTACAAATGCTTCTCCCGATAACAACAGTGCTACTAACCCTGAGACAAAACCTGCTACAAATACTAGTGCCGAGACTAAAACTGCCACTGGGAATTCCAAATTACGATCAGTTGCCTTCACCGTTGGCGATTTAAGTAACCCTTTCTTTGTCCTCATGGGACAAGCAACTGAGGCAGAAGCCAAGAAAATTGGCGGTAAAGATGTCAATGTAACTGTAGTTTCCAGCGCTTACGATCTGAATCAACAATCCAATCAAATTGAAAATTTCACTGCTTCCAATACTGACATTATTATCGTCAATGCTGCTGATAAAAGTGGCATTAAACCAGCAATTGAAAAAGCGAAACAAGCTGGTAGAATTGTCATTGCGGTAGATACTGGTGCTGAAGGAGGCGTGGATGCCACCATCACTACTAATAATGTTCAAGCTGGAGAAGTTAGTTGTAAATATATTGCCGATCGCCTCAAAGGTAAAGGCAATGTAGTAATAGTTAATGGCCCGCCAGTAGACTCGGTGATTCAGCGAGTTAGTGGCTGCGAGAATGTACTGTCTAAATATCCCGATATCAAAATCCTCTCCAAAAACCAGAATGCAGAAGGGAGTCGGGATGGAGGACTAAGAGTTATGACTGATTTGCTGACAACCTTCCCGAAAATTGATGCGGTTTTTGCCATCAACGATCCGAGTGGAGTTGGTGCAGAACTAGCAGCAAACCAAGCACAACGTAAAGATTTCTTTATTGTCGGGGTTGATGGTGCGCCAGAAGCAATCACTGCGATCGCAGCTAAAGATAGTATATATGCTGCTACCGCTACTCAAAATCCGCGAGGGATGGCTGAAAAAGCAGTTCAGGTTGGAAACGACATTTTAAATGGGAAAAAACCTACTAATCCCACCATTTTGATTCCAGTTAAGCTGATCACAAAAGATAATGTCAGCACAGAAAAAGGCTGGAAATAA
- a CDS encoding sugar porter family MFS transporter, which yields MTSTTTRRKSSTFYVILIAGAAALGGFLFGFDTAVINGAVGALAKAFNANSVLTGLAVSLALLGSALGAFYAGKIADRYGRVKAMVAASVLFTISAIGSGIAFGIWDFIFWRVLGGIAVGVASVIAPAYIAECSPSHLRGRLGSLQQLAIVVGIFIALLCDYFIAVSAGSAESPFLFGIAAWRWMFWTEIPPAVLYGMSALMIPESPRYLVAQGREPEAANVLTKILGGDVLAKIEEIRQTVLREREPRFSDLLSRNGGLLRIVWIGIGLSVFQQFVGINVIFYYSSVLWRAVGFSEQSSLTITVITGAVNIITTLIAIAFVDKFGRKPLLIIGSIGMTLTLGTMAYVFGNAPLDAAGNPALTGSAGTVALIAANLYVFCFGFSWGPVVWVLLGEMFNNKIRAAALSVAAAIQWVANFLISTTFPPILQYFGLGSAYGLYTIAAATSFFFILFFIKETKGIELEDM from the coding sequence ATGACATCTACTACTACTCGTCGTAAATCCAGCACATTTTATGTGATTTTGATTGCTGGTGCTGCTGCCCTCGGCGGTTTTCTATTCGGTTTTGACACTGCTGTAATCAACGGTGCGGTTGGCGCTCTTGCCAAAGCCTTTAACGCCAACAGTGTGTTAACGGGTCTTGCCGTGTCCCTAGCATTGTTAGGGTCTGCGTTAGGAGCTTTCTATGCAGGGAAAATCGCAGACCGATATGGTCGAGTCAAAGCAATGGTAGCAGCTTCGGTGTTGTTTACCATCAGTGCTATTGGCTCTGGGATTGCCTTTGGAATCTGGGATTTCATCTTTTGGCGGGTATTGGGTGGCATTGCAGTTGGTGTTGCTAGTGTCATCGCGCCAGCTTATATCGCCGAATGTTCTCCCAGCCATTTGCGAGGAAGATTAGGATCTCTGCAACAATTAGCGATCGTAGTTGGAATTTTCATTGCACTGCTATGCGACTACTTTATTGCTGTATCAGCAGGTTCAGCCGAGTCGCCGTTTTTGTTTGGTATAGCCGCTTGGCGCTGGATGTTTTGGACAGAAATTCCTCCCGCCGTGCTGTATGGAATGTCTGCTTTGATGATTCCCGAATCTCCCCGGTACTTAGTTGCTCAAGGACGAGAGCCAGAAGCTGCTAACGTTCTGACTAAGATTTTGGGGGGTGATGTGCTGGCAAAAATCGAAGAAATTCGGCAGACAGTGCTTCGAGAACGCGAACCGAGATTTTCTGATCTCTTAAGCAGAAATGGTGGACTCCTTCGCATTGTTTGGATAGGAATCGGCTTATCTGTATTCCAGCAATTCGTTGGGATTAATGTAATCTTCTACTACAGCAGCGTTTTGTGGCGTGCTGTCGGATTTTCCGAACAAAGTTCCCTAACAATCACGGTGATTACAGGAGCCGTCAACATTATTACAACACTGATTGCGATCGCCTTTGTGGATAAATTTGGTCGCAAGCCCTTGCTGATAATAGGTTCAATTGGCATGACCTTGACCTTGGGGACGATGGCTTATGTTTTTGGCAATGCTCCCCTAGATGCTGCTGGAAACCCTGCCCTCACCGGAAGCGCCGGGACTGTGGCTCTTATCGCAGCTAACCTCTACGTCTTTTGCTTCGGTTTCTCCTGGGGGCCAGTGGTTTGGGTGCTATTGGGAGAAATGTTTAATAACAAGATTCGAGCGGCTGCACTTTCAGTTGCTGCTGCAATTCAATGGGTCGCGAATTTCCTTATTTCCACAACATTTCCTCCCATACTCCAATATTTCGGTCTAGGTTCTGCCTATGGACTTTATACAATTGCGGCGGCTACCTCATTCTTTTTCATTCTCTTTTTTATTAAAGAAACCAAAGGAATTGAGTTGGAAGATATGTAA
- a CDS encoding sugar ABC transporter ATP-binding protein, whose amino-acid sequence MTTNIETSFPDAPTTTPVLEMQGITKRFHGVSALQNVNLTIYPGEVHALMGENGAGKSTLMKILAGAYIADEGEIRINGQPLKITDPATARKAGINLIYQELNVAPNLTVTENMFMGSELRRGQFLDRKAMQLEAEQVLDSLGANFTAQTIVGTLSIAEQQQVEIARALKDKSRVLVMDEPTAALSDRESDHLFEVIRKLRSDGIAIIYISHRMEEIYALADRISVLRDGQYIGSLTRSEISPQRLVRMMVGRSMQDFYEHQRQMNPGPVVLEVRNMSDARKKIEPASFELHAGEILGLAGLVGAGRTELSRLIFGADRKASGEVFLNGKKLEINTPSDAIAAGIGYVPEDRKDQGLFLEMSARKNIAINTLKQDARGGIVNWPSVNRLSTEAVENFNIRLANLEIRALDLSGGNQQKLLLARWLAIKPRVLMLDEPTRGVDIGAKSEIYRIMSELAAQGVAILMVSSELSEIVGMSDRVLVMREGQLVGELDGSLGKEITQEKIMHYATGASEVSAL is encoded by the coding sequence ATGACAACAAATATTGAAACCTCATTTCCTGATGCACCAACCACCACCCCTGTATTAGAAATGCAAGGGATTACCAAACGATTTCATGGTGTATCTGCGCTCCAAAATGTTAATCTCACGATTTATCCAGGAGAAGTTCACGCCCTCATGGGTGAAAACGGAGCAGGCAAAAGCACATTGATGAAAATCCTGGCAGGCGCTTACATTGCCGATGAAGGAGAAATTCGCATCAATGGTCAACCCCTGAAAATTACCGATCCGGCAACAGCACGTAAGGCGGGAATTAATCTTATTTATCAAGAATTGAACGTTGCGCCTAATTTAACCGTTACCGAAAATATGTTTATGGGTAGCGAGTTGCGGCGAGGTCAATTTTTAGACCGCAAAGCGATGCAACTGGAAGCAGAGCAAGTGTTAGATAGCTTGGGAGCGAATTTTACCGCCCAGACTATAGTTGGTACTTTATCCATCGCAGAACAGCAACAAGTCGAAATTGCCAGGGCGCTGAAAGATAAAAGCCGCGTTTTGGTGATGGATGAGCCAACAGCAGCCCTATCTGACCGCGAGAGCGACCATTTATTCGAAGTAATTCGCAAACTACGGAGTGATGGCATTGCGATTATTTACATCAGTCATCGTATGGAAGAAATCTATGCTTTAGCTGACCGGATTAGCGTACTGCGCGATGGTCAATATATTGGTAGTCTCACACGCAGCGAAATTTCTCCACAGCGATTGGTGCGGATGATGGTTGGTCGCTCCATGCAAGACTTTTACGAACATCAACGGCAAATGAATCCTGGGCCGGTGGTGCTAGAAGTCAGAAATATGAGCGATGCTCGCAAGAAGATTGAGCCGGCTAGCTTTGAACTTCATGCAGGGGAAATTCTCGGTTTAGCGGGGTTAGTTGGTGCAGGACGCACAGAACTATCGCGGCTGATTTTTGGTGCTGACCGCAAAGCCAGTGGTGAAGTATTTTTAAATGGCAAAAAACTAGAAATTAATACGCCCAGTGATGCGATCGCTGCGGGAATTGGCTACGTCCCAGAAGACCGCAAAGACCAAGGTTTATTTCTAGAGATGAGCGCCCGCAAGAATATTGCTATCAACACACTCAAGCAGGATGCAAGGGGTGGAATTGTTAACTGGCCTTCAGTGAATCGGTTGTCAACAGAGGCAGTAGAAAACTTTAATATTCGTCTAGCCAATTTGGAAATTAGAGCGTTGGATCTTTCTGGTGGAAATCAACAAAAGCTACTGCTAGCGCGTTGGTTAGCCATTAAACCGAGAGTACTGATGTTAGATGAGCCGACACGCGGCGTAGATATCGGTGCTAAAAGCGAAATTTACCGAATTATGAGCGAATTGGCAGCACAAGGTGTTGCTATTTTAATGGTTTCCAGCGAACTATCAGAGATTGTCGGTATGAGCGATCGCGTCTTGGTGATGCGAGAGGGACAACTGGTAGGTGAACTGGACGGCAGCCTTGGCAAAGAAATCACCCAAGAAAAGATTATGCACTACGCAACTGGAGCATCGGAGGTATCAGCATTATGA
- a CDS encoding Gfo/Idh/MocA family oxidoreductase — translation METLNTALCSYGLSGRVFHAPFIDLHPGFQLAGSWERSKKLIQEDYPKLKSYPSLEALLADNRVILVVVNTPTYTHYDYTKQALLADKHVVVEKAFTTTVREAEQLNELALKQGKKLSVYQNRRWDSDFKTVKKVIQEGLLGDIIEAEFQFQKYKPALSHKQHVEIPSPGAGILNNLGPHLIDQAVHLFGMPDAIFADIRITRVRSQVDDYFELILYYDKLRVKLKAGFLVREPAPAYIIHGTKGSFLKSRADAQEQYLVAGIKPNTLDWYTEPESEYGLLHTEKDTKVIREKVKSSQGSYLGYYDAVYKSIVDNQPVAVTAEDGINVMRIIEAAIKSSNEQKVIALL, via the coding sequence ATGGAAACTCTCAATACGGCTCTTTGTTCTTATGGTTTGTCTGGTAGGGTATTTCATGCGCCGTTCATTGATTTGCATCCCGGTTTTCAATTAGCAGGCTCTTGGGAAAGAAGCAAAAAGCTGATACAGGAAGATTATCCGAAACTAAAAAGCTATCCTTCTTTGGAAGCATTACTAGCCGACAATCGAGTAATATTGGTGGTGGTAAATACACCAACTTATACACATTACGATTATACGAAACAGGCTTTGCTGGCAGACAAGCATGTAGTGGTAGAAAAAGCATTTACCACAACAGTGAGAGAAGCAGAACAACTGAATGAATTGGCATTAAAACAGGGAAAGAAATTATCTGTATATCAAAACCGCAGGTGGGATAGTGATTTTAAAACAGTAAAAAAAGTGATACAGGAAGGTTTGCTGGGTGATATTATTGAAGCAGAATTTCAATTTCAAAAATATAAACCAGCACTCAGCCATAAACAACACGTAGAAATTCCCAGTCCAGGTGCAGGAATATTAAACAATTTAGGCCCGCACCTAATAGACCAGGCTGTGCATTTATTTGGGATGCCTGATGCTATTTTTGCAGACATCCGAATCACGAGAGTGCGATCGCAGGTAGATGATTATTTCGAGTTGATACTATACTACGACAAGCTGCGCGTTAAGTTAAAAGCAGGTTTCCTTGTGCGTGAACCCGCACCTGCCTACATCATACATGGCACTAAGGGTTCTTTTCTCAAAAGCAGAGCCGATGCCCAAGAACAGTATTTAGTCGCGGGTATCAAGCCTAATACACTTGATTGGTATACAGAGCCAGAAAGTGAATATGGCTTGCTGCATACAGAAAAAGACACAAAAGTAATTCGGGAAAAAGTAAAAAGCTCACAGGGCAGTTATTTAGGCTATTACGACGCAGTATATAAATCTATTGTTGATAATCAGCCAGTTGCTGTTACTGCCGAAGACGGAATTAATGTAATGCGGATTATAGAAGCAGCTATTAAAAGCAGTAATGAGCAAAAAGTTATAGCGTTGCTTTAA
- a CDS encoding ABC transporter substrate-binding protein, whose amino-acid sequence MKTIALIVGILGFTFVSCTNSAPNDNSAANVTNTATNTSLETKVNSPNRKLQTIGVALGDLGNPFYNAVQKGAETEAKRIGGNIRVNAVSSGFDLNQQSNQIENFTAANTDLIILSAVDKKGVKPVIDQARLAGKVVIAVDSAVDADVDAMISSNNTQAGEIACQYIADRIKGQGSVVILNGTPMDSINQRVSGCEKSLSKYPDIKLISKDQNAEGTRDGGLRVMSDLLTTFPKIDAVFATNDQSGVGADLAARQAKRKEFFIVGVDGSPDATKAMEDKDGVFAATAAQNPAGMAEKAVQIGNDIIQGNKPESPDILIPVNLVTRDNLSSYKGW is encoded by the coding sequence ATGAAGACAATTGCGCTCATAGTTGGCATATTAGGTTTCACTTTTGTGAGCTGCACAAATAGCGCTCCAAATGATAACTCTGCTGCTAATGTTACTAATACTGCTACCAACACTAGTTTAGAGACTAAAGTTAATAGTCCAAATAGAAAATTGCAAACAATTGGTGTTGCCTTGGGTGACTTGGGAAACCCTTTCTATAATGCAGTGCAGAAGGGTGCAGAGACAGAAGCTAAGAGAATTGGCGGTAATATTAGAGTGAATGCGGTTTCTAGTGGTTTTGATTTGAACCAACAAAGCAACCAAATCGAAAATTTTACTGCTGCAAATACTGATTTAATTATCCTCAGCGCTGTTGATAAAAAAGGAGTTAAACCGGTAATTGACCAAGCAAGGCTGGCAGGTAAGGTTGTCATTGCAGTAGATTCAGCCGTTGATGCAGACGTAGATGCAATGATTAGCTCCAACAATACGCAAGCTGGTGAGATTGCTTGTCAATATATTGCCGATCGCATCAAAGGTCAAGGTAGTGTAGTCATCCTCAACGGTACGCCGATGGATTCAATCAATCAGCGAGTCAGTGGTTGTGAAAAGTCATTATCCAAATATCCTGATATCAAACTCATCTCTAAAGACCAAAACGCCGAAGGGACAAGGGATGGAGGTTTGAGAGTAATGAGTGATTTACTTACAACCTTTCCCAAAATAGATGCCGTTTTTGCCACGAACGATCAAAGCGGTGTGGGTGCAGACTTAGCCGCAAGACAAGCAAAACGCAAAGAATTTTTTATTGTTGGGGTTGACGGTTCGCCAGATGCAACCAAAGCAATGGAAGACAAAGATGGTGTATTTGCTGCAACTGCGGCGCAAAATCCCGCAGGGATGGCTGAAAAAGCGGTTCAGATTGGCAACGATATCATCCAGGGTAACAAACCTGAGTCACCTGACATTCTGATTCCAGTCAACTTGGTTACTAGAGATAACCTCAGCAGCTACAAAGGCTGGTAA
- a CDS encoding ribose ABC transporter permease, which translates to MSQTVRPPINKSANNPAARNRKSISTLLEVAGILPILVIICILFAFLSPNFLTGGNIVNILRQASINIVLATGMTFVILTGGIDLSVGSILAVSAVVGLLVSLLPALSWAAVPAALLAGLLLGLVNGALITFLDVPPFIVTLGSLTALRGVAFLIAKGTTLINRDINFAWVGNSYVGPLPWLVIIALLTVIASWFVLRQTVLGVQIYAVGGNERAARLTGIKVNRVLLFVYGISGLLAGLGGVMSASRLYSASGILGQGYELDAIAAVILGGTSFTGGIGTIGGTLLGALIIAILNNGLTLLNLSYFWQLVVKGLVIILAVMIDRLRRRSRR; encoded by the coding sequence ATGAGTCAGACAGTCAGACCGCCTATCAATAAATCAGCCAACAATCCCGCAGCTCGCAACCGGAAATCAATCAGCACTCTGCTGGAAGTTGCGGGTATTCTGCCAATTCTAGTAATTATCTGCATCTTATTTGCATTTCTTTCTCCCAACTTTCTCACCGGCGGTAATATCGTCAATATCTTGCGTCAGGCATCAATCAATATTGTGCTGGCGACAGGAATGACCTTTGTAATTCTCACCGGTGGTATTGACCTATCAGTTGGGTCAATATTGGCCGTTTCTGCCGTAGTTGGACTGCTGGTATCGCTACTGCCAGCTTTAAGTTGGGCGGCTGTACCTGCTGCATTGCTGGCAGGATTGCTTTTAGGCTTAGTCAACGGCGCTCTCATTACCTTCTTAGATGTGCCACCTTTTATTGTGACGTTGGGTTCACTTACAGCCTTGCGGGGTGTGGCATTTTTGATTGCCAAAGGGACAACGCTGATTAACCGGGACATCAATTTTGCTTGGGTGGGTAATAGTTACGTCGGGCCTCTGCCGTGGTTAGTAATCATTGCACTACTGACTGTAATCGCTAGCTGGTTTGTGCTGCGGCAAACAGTTTTAGGAGTGCAGATATATGCCGTAGGTGGTAACGAACGGGCAGCCAGATTAACTGGGATTAAAGTTAATCGTGTCTTGCTATTTGTCTATGGTATTAGCGGATTACTGGCAGGTTTAGGAGGAGTCATGAGCGCCAGCCGTCTATATAGTGCCAGTGGCATATTGGGTCAAGGTTACGAATTAGATGCGATCGCTGCTGTTATTCTAGGTGGAACCAGCTTCACAGGTGGTATTGGTACCATTGGCGGCACACTTCTCGGTGCATTAATTATTGCTATTCTCAACAACGGTTTAACTCTGTTGAACCTATCTTACTTCTGGCAACTAGTCGTCAAAGGACTAGTAATTATTTTGGCAGTCATGATTGACCGACTCCGCAGACGTTCTAGACGTTGA
- a CDS encoding iron uptake porin, which produces MIKILLHSFFILLFAVPAVWAAPPEDDRNLQGQVNSVSQLSDIKPSDWAFQALQSLVERYGCIAGYPDATYRGNRALSRYEFAAGLNACLDRVNELIAVGTNDLVKKEDLTVLQNLQTEFASELATLRGRVDTLEAHTAMLEEQQFSTTTKLNAQIITAISDTFGNRVGGDSDDSRPYFANRGRLNLESSFTGKDLLRVRLEFGNFTNSNGASQIAAATGTGMTRLNFDNDSNNTLIIPHIRYYFPVGDSLSFVVGPTGIGYNDITNNITPATIADDGNGIPSLFGKNSPLFERGGGGAAANWSISKNLILTLGYLANSPNVPSAQNGLFDGGYNALAHLAYYGEQGAIGVAYSHGYNPAGTVDINAGRGSALSNAPFGNNVATSNSIVGVQGYYRFSPNFQVHSWGGYVWANAKNSGFSDISNGRGGTDSLFVNNGDNANAWFGAIGMSFPDVGGKGNLPGILFGIPPRVSNSDIRQDRDTAYHIEAFYRYRLNDNISVTPGFWVILNPENDSRNDTQYVGVLRTTFDF; this is translated from the coding sequence ATGATTAAAATTCTTCTACATAGCTTTTTTATCCTACTTTTCGCAGTTCCAGCAGTTTGGGCAGCACCTCCAGAAGATGATAGAAATTTGCAGGGACAAGTCAATTCTGTTTCCCAACTTTCCGACATTAAACCGAGCGATTGGGCATTTCAGGCACTGCAATCACTAGTCGAACGCTATGGCTGTATTGCAGGTTATCCTGATGCAACCTATCGCGGTAATCGTGCCTTGAGTCGTTATGAATTTGCAGCTGGTTTAAATGCTTGTTTAGACCGGGTGAATGAATTAATTGCTGTGGGTACTAATGATTTAGTCAAAAAAGAAGATTTGACAGTGCTGCAAAATTTGCAGACAGAGTTTGCGTCAGAATTGGCAACTCTGCGTGGCCGGGTGGATACCCTGGAAGCACATACAGCAATGCTGGAGGAGCAGCAATTTTCCACCACTACCAAGCTGAATGCTCAAATTATTACCGCCATTAGTGATACCTTTGGTAATAGGGTGGGTGGAGACAGCGATGACTCCCGTCCCTATTTTGCAAACCGAGGTCGTCTCAACTTAGAGAGTAGCTTCACCGGTAAAGATTTATTGCGAGTCCGGCTGGAGTTTGGCAACTTTACAAATTCTAATGGTGCAAGTCAAATTGCCGCAGCCACAGGCACAGGCATGACACGACTGAATTTCGATAATGACAGCAACAATACACTAATAATTCCCCACATCCGTTACTACTTCCCCGTTGGTGACTCCCTTTCTTTCGTTGTTGGCCCCACAGGTATTGGTTACAACGACATCACAAATAACATCACTCCTGCCACGATCGCTGATGATGGTAATGGGATTCCCTCACTCTTTGGTAAAAACAGTCCCCTCTTCGAGCGGGGTGGTGGTGGTGCAGCCGCTAATTGGAGTATCAGTAAAAACTTGATTCTCACCTTGGGCTATTTAGCAAATAGTCCGAACGTTCCATCAGCGCAAAATGGCTTATTTGATGGCGGCTACAATGCTCTAGCCCACCTAGCATATTACGGCGAACAAGGAGCTATTGGTGTCGCTTACTCTCATGGTTATAACCCTGCTGGCACTGTAGATATCAACGCCGGCAGAGGTAGCGCCCTATCAAATGCTCCCTTCGGAAATAACGTTGCCACTTCCAATAGCATTGTTGGCGTACAGGGATACTATCGCTTTTCCCCAAATTTTCAGGTTCACTCTTGGGGTGGATATGTTTGGGCAAATGCGAAAAACTCTGGTTTCAGCGATATTTCTAATGGTAGGGGTGGAACAGATTCTCTCTTCGTGAACAATGGTGATAATGCCAATGCTTGGTTTGGAGCGATTGGTATGTCGTTTCCCGATGTGGGCGGTAAAGGCAACCTGCCAGGAATTCTCTTTGGGATACCACCGCGTGTCTCTAACAGTGATATCCGTCAAGATCGAGACACCGCTTACCATATTGAAGCATTCTATCGCTACCGCCTGAACGATAATATCTCAGTAACTCCTGGTTTTTGGGTGATTCTCAACCCGGAAAATGATAGTAGAAATGATACGCAGTATGTGGGCGTGCTTCGTACAACTTTCGATTTTTAA